In Danaus plexippus chromosome 14, MEX_DaPlex, whole genome shotgun sequence, a single genomic region encodes these proteins:
- the LOC116769581 gene encoding major facilitator superfamily domain-containing protein 8: MEWLKDKMGLVGRNRTEGDALESAQERRERWRSVYIIYFTMFQMSLGFSIVLTGVWPYLDKLQPGSSKEALGLAVGASPLGQLAASPLLGFWANRAGSARGPMLTTLALFVMASTLYAHLHLTRPYAHHWMLAARALVGVSSANVAVARSYLSAATRESERTRAVAGASLAQVLGFVVGPALQAAVAPLGPGEPYPPLGQYNHPIRLDMYTAAGWINAVLGLINFILFLPFFFKEKKIAAREAMLAHGKETEKEAMKAIKPDYVSSWMLVGAFFVLVFNFVLLETLATSLTMDQFAWNKKQALEYMGALMSAGAIVACVVFALITPLTKLFEERALLLWGGFLLTGMASILCIPWGPGPPPLAGSSGVTEEAGGGCPQHSQPWCENSRGLTIVQFLLGYTCVSIGYPLGVTLIQTIFSKVLGPRPQGVWMGVLTGAGCVSRALGPVFVSAVYARHGPDATFASTAALTFVALLALRLVYSRLKPPPSPEVVPPREMMPLKQNENVS, translated from the exons ATGGAATggttaaaagataaaatgggTTTGGTGGGTCGAAATCGTACAGAGGGCGATGCGCTGGAGTCAGCTCAGGAACGTCGCGAGCGCTGGAGGAgtgtttatatcatatatttcacTATGTTCCAAATGTCACTTGGTTTCAGTATCGTGCTTACTGGCGTGTGGCCTTACCTTGATAAG TTGCAGCCAGGGTCTAGCAAAGAAGCTTTAGGGTTGGCAGTTGGAGCCAGTCCGCTTGGACAACTCGCAGCCTCGCCTTTACTCGGTTTTTGGGCAAACCGTGCAGGAAGTGCTCGTGGCCCAATGTTAACAACCCTGGCATTGTTCGTCATGGCATCAACTTTGTACGCACATTTGCACTTGACGCGCCCATATGCTCATCATTGGATGCTGGCAGCAAGAGCTCTTGTTGGAGTTAGTTCGG cGAATGTGGCTGTAGCAAGGTCATATTTGTCGGCTGCAACCCGTGAAAGCGAAAGAACGAGAGCTGTTGCTGGAGCATCATTGGCCCAAGTCCTAGGTTTTGTAGTTGGCCCGGCTCTACAGGCTGCTGTTGCCCCTCTCGGGCCCGGCGAACCTTACCCTCCACTCGGACAATACAATCATCCAATAAGGTTGGATATGTACACAGCTGCCGGTTGGATTAACGCAGTACTAGgactcataaattttattctctttcttcctttcttttttaaagaaaagaagATAGCTGCCAGAGAAGCTATGTTGGCTCATGGCAAGGAAACGG AAAAAGAAGCAATGAAGGCTATTAAACCGGACTATGTCAGTAGTTGGATGCTTGTTGGTGCTTTCTTCGTTTTGGTGTTTAACTTCGTTCTTCTTGAGACTTTGGCAACTTCCCTAACCATGGATCAGTTTGCATGGAATAAGAAGCAAGCATTAGAATACATGGGAGCACTCATGAGCGCTGGCGCAATAGTGGCTTGTGTTGTGTTCGCGCTCATTACGCCTCTTACTAAGTTATTTGAGGAAAG aGCATTGTTACTCTGGGGAGGTTTTCTGTTAACCGGCATGGCATCAATACTCTGTATTCCCTGGGGTCCGGGACCTCCACCTTTGGCGGGTAGCTCCGGTGTAACGGAGGAGGCAGGTGGCGGCTGCCCTCAGCACAGCCAGCCCTGGTGCGAGAATTCACGCGGTTTAACTATCGTGCAATTCTTATTGGGATATACCTGTGTGTCTATTGGTTATCCGCTAGGAGTTACACTTAtacaaactatattttctaag GTTCTAGGTCCTCGACCTCAAGGCGTCTGGATGGGAGTCCTTACAGGAGCCGGATGCGTCTCCCGTGCACTTGGTCCAGTGTTCGTGTCAGCAGTTTACGCCAGACATGGACCCGACGCTACCTTCGCATCGACTGCGGCTTTAACCTTCGTAGCGTTATTAGCTTTGAGGCTTGTATACTCCAGGCTGAAGCCACCTCCCAGCCCAGAGGTTGTACCACCAAGAGAGATGATGCCGTTAAAACAGAATGAAAACGTATCGTGA